ATGGTACCCAGCAAACCTAACAAGGTTGAGATGTTGGCAAGAGTCGCCAAGTAGCCAGTACGTTTCTCAAGTCTAGGGGTGCTCTCCATTAAACCCTCTTCCATTGCGTACTCAATGTCCTCACGACGCTGACTGATAGACATTCTATCAATTCCAGCGGCGATAATGCGACTAATGGGTGCATCATTTGACTGACCAAATTTAACAATCCCAGCGTAATTTGCTGATTCAAGCATAGGTTCGATTTGTCTGAATGCCCGCTGATTAGTGCCCTTGGCCATGGTTAAAAATATAAAGCGCTCCAGCGCAATGGCTAAGCCGATAGCCAATACCACGGCAATGGGAAACATAAATGTTCCACCTTCTTGAAAGAACCGTACAATAACGTTGAAAATTTCCATAACAGTACCTTAATTTGCAATGGGGACAGTCTACTTGCTAATCCACCACTGTAGCGTATATCAATCTCTACAAAGTTAACTTATTTAATAACTTAGCAGTGCTATTGGGTTTTATCTGGTGTTACTTCTGTGGCTGAGGTGCACCAGACACCCGCTCAAAATGCTCCACTAATCGGGTAAATTCCTGGCGTTCTACAGGCATAAAATCTTGTTCAATCCGTTTTACAAAGGGACTGGGTAGTGAGGCTTTATCGCGCGGTGGTTGCCAAGGCACTATTGTCAGTACTTTGGGCTGCTCACGACTGGATCTGATAGTGTCCTGCAAATGCAATTTTCCATCAGCAGTTTTCATTGAGTCTGTCATTGCCCGAGTTGGCAATGGTGCCGTCGGTCCTTGCACGTCAGTCCGAATTGGCTGCTGCGCAGCACTGGTAGTTAAGGGACGTATAGGTTGCTGCTCTTCACGGTTTTTGCCAGTATCTTCAGCCAAAGCTGAAAATGAGCAGGCAAACCCCAGACTGATCATTACCACTAAATTATTCATCCATTGCTCCTGCTGCAAGAGGTTGGGAGATATCATTGGAGGCACTCACCGGCGCTTTAGGAAGTTGTCGTTGCAAATCGGCAATCCAACCGCGTATTTGCCGAATCGGCTTATTTTGCAATGCCTGATAGATTTCATAATGCTCAAGTGCTTGTTGTTTATTGCCTAAATATAAATCATATAGGATACCGAGATTTAAATAGGCATTGGCATAGGCAGGCCAACTAGCAATAGCTAATTTGTAATGTCGCTCAGCCTGTTCAAAACGCCCAAGCTCGCGGTACACCTTGGCTAACCGATTATGTGCAAAGTAATTAGCATGATTAGCATCAACCGCTTTTTCATACAGAGCTTTACTGGCAAGTAAGACGTCTTGATTAGCTTGCCATTGGTCAGCACCGACATTCTCACGTTCCAACAGTTTAATATCACCTAAGTGCAACCAAGGGCCTGACAAATTTGGGGTCATTTTGGTCAGGGCCGTAAATCGCTGTTTAGCAAGGTCGAATTGCTTATTATTTTTCGCTTGAAGTGCTTGATTAAATTGATATTTCACGCTTTCATCAACCTGTGGCGAGGCGGAGAAATACACATTAGGTCGGGCTTTCAAATCAGCCACTTTTTGTTCAAAGGGGCTTAATTGTGGCGCTGCTTGGGTTCCAACTTCACCGTCAGCGACTACTGATTTATGGTCAATTTGATTGCCTGTAGTAGTGCTAAGCATTTGATTGAAATTGGCACAGCCGGACAAGACCAGCAGCCCAAATACCAGCACAAAAGATTTGTAGCGGCTTAAGCATTGCATTGGGATTGGCGCTTTAATATATTTCATCAACCACCTCCGCGACTTTTTCAACTTTGTTATAACGCCCGGGCAACAAAGCGCTCAAGGCTGCAAAGCTTTCACTAACCCAACGATCATACACACCTTGCCAACTTCGTTTTATATTAGCTTCATGCACTTCGATGGCTTGCTCTTCAAAGGGATACGCCTGCTCTTCTAATAAAATATCATATTGCTCCAATTCTAAGGCATTCAGTCCCTTGGGTCGTTCTGAAGCAATCAAGTCTCTGGCCAATTGAGCATAAATTTCTGCAATTTTATAATTTGCTGCGGTACTGAACTCCGCAATCTTGTAATCAAGGGTATGATTTAAGAGGCTCATAGCGGTATCTAGCGCACCGCGCTTTTTGGCTAAGCTGGATTTCAAAGGCAAGGTTAGCTTTATGTGTTGGAATGTCTGCAGCGCATCTTCGGCAAATACCATGGAAGACATAGCGGCCAAATAACGAGAACGGTCTGTTCTCCCTGCCCCGGCTTGTGCATCAGCTTCAATCAACTTATTTAACCAAAAACGACGCTTGCTATCATCTTGAGCAACTAAATAAAATTCGCTCATTTCAAAACGGGCTTCAGTCGCATCATCAAAAGGTAAAGTATAGGTGTTGGCGTAATTGCGGTAAGCCTCCAACGCCTGCTGAGTTTCACCGGCTTTTTTAAAGTACTGAGCGGCCACAAACAAGGCTTCTCGCCCAGTCTCTGTTTCCGGCTGCTGTTGCCAAACTTGATTTAGCTCTTGTGCGGCCAATAACCAGTTCTGGTTTTGTTGATACGCGAAAATGAGTTTATCTCGTATTCCCACCAAAAGGGGGTGCTGAGGGAAACGTTGACGGAAGTCTTCCAATAATTCGATGCCTTGCTGCCACTGAGCCATTTCCAGTAAATAACTAGCGGCATCATATTGTGCAGTTACCCGCACCTTACTTAGTGGCGCTTTTTCGATCACTCGCAAGAAGTCATCTATGGCTAAGGATACATACTGCTTGGCTAGATTGGCTTCGGCTTGTTTGTAAATACTGGCCGCTAGACGGTCTAGCATATCTGCATATCGCGGATCATCTTGCCCAATATTAGTCAAAATTAACTGGTAGCTGTTTTCCGCTCGTTGATATTGTTCTAGAGCGAATTCACTGTGGGCGATAACTTGCATACCGGCAATGCGACGTATCTGCTCAATTTCAGGCTTCCAGGCTAGCAATTGTTCTGCACTTTCAATCGCCCCTAGGTAACGAGCTAAGTCAAACTGTTGCTGCATGGAGTCATACAAGACCTTGTCCGCTCGAGGATCTCTAGCAAAGCGATTAACGAATTGTTGCTGGCTGGCTAACTGCTCATCTTGCCAGCGCTGCTGTTCTAGTGGGTCGGTCAGCTTTGCTCTCAATTCACGAAAGGCTAAGATGGCAGCGTAACCCGCTTCTGCCGCGCGAGGTTCTTTCAAATAGCGGTAAGCATATTTTTCAAAGGCTTCGATCGCCGCTGCATATTGTTGAGACTCGAATAAACTTTCAGCTAAGTTGAAAGTAATTTCTGGGGTCAGGTCATCCCGCGGAAAGGTTTCAATAAACTGCCGATATAAGTTTGCCGCTTGCTCATAGGCTTGCAAAGATTTTTGACGATTTTCAGCTACATTGCTTAGTTGAGTAGTATCGGAGTCAGCGGCGGCGTTGGCGTTGGAGAGCAATTGGGCCTTGCTGTGTTCAAACTGTGCCAATTCCTGTAGATATGCTTTAAGAAAAGGTTTCACCTCATCTTGCAGCAGTTGTCCCCAATCGGACCAGTAAGGCCCATGAATACCATATTCGCCAATAAACCTTTGTTTGGCCGGTAGTACTAAGGTGGGAAAGTCACCTAAAATAAAGGCATCAATTTGCTTTACCGCAAAAAACGGCGCTTGATTGTGCTCGGGATGCACATCTGTAAAGGCCCGATACACCAAAGCACCGTCACGGAAACGATCTTCATTGAGGAATTGCTGACCTAAACGGTCGTATAATAAGTTTTCATAATGGCGACCGCCAACCTCTTGGTAAAAGCTTAGCAGACTCTGTTCTGCGCCCTGGTAGGAAAACATTAATGCCATCATACGAATACTATCATTGACCAGACGTTTTTCTCCAACTGCCAGACTTTCCAATTGCTGCTCACTGCGCAGCTCCCTTAGCATATGGGAATCAATGACACTGTTGGGCAACTTCTGGTCGAGTAACCTAGTAAAGGCACGCAACGAAAAGTTGTACTGCTCCGACTTATAGTAGCTCCAGCCCAGCATGTAAGCCGATGTCATGTAATAATCATTGCTTTCGCCGTTTTCCAGTACTTTACTATAGGCCGCGATGGCACCTAGATAATCACTACGGTTGAATAAGATCTCACCTTTGCGAAAATACAATTCTGGTGCATACATGCTATGGGGATAGTCGTTCAGCAATTGCTCAATAACCTCCAGACTTTGTTGAGACTGCCCTTGCAAATCATAGGATTTGGCTAGTTGATACAATACCTCAGCGTTGTCCCGTTGATTTGGGTGTTGAGCGAGTATTTGTTGGTACTGTGCAATGGCCAAATCAAAATAACCTTGTTCAAGCACTACACTGCCCACTTCTTGCTTTTGTTCTGCTAGCAATATTTCTAAATCTGCCAAACGATACTGAACTATCTTTAAGGTCTCAGGATCGTCTAACACATTGAGCAACCCCGTATAGGCATCCCGCAAATTCTCCAGCCCATTGTCTGGCAAGGGATCATGGTTTAGGGGCACGGGCTCAAAATAGAGCTCACCAAGTGTTTTCTTTGGCTCAACTACTGCCGTTTCTGGTGAATCAAACATATTGGCGCAGCCTGCTAAAGAGATGATCGAGGTACTAGCAAATATCACTTTGAACAGCATGGCGGAGGTAAACTTAACCCTAGACTTATTCATCATTGCGCCCCCTGCTTATCTGCTTGCGCTTTACGAAAAGCCTTGTCATTTAGCCGCACCGTGGCCAACTGAGCTTGCAAAGTGTAGCTCGCAAGCTGTCCTATCTGTTGCTGTATTTTCTTCGCAAACAATTGATTTAATTCAGTTAACTGTAAACTCTGAATCGATTGGTTGACGACTTGCTGTTGCTCTAATTTCTGACGTAAAACGCCGATGCGTTGCCGCTGGCCATCATACTTTGGCTTGGCATCTAAATGCTGTTGCAATCTAGCCTGTTGGCCCTGAGTTACAGAAATTAAAGTATCCACGTGCTTTAAACTTTTTTTCGCTTCCCACACACGACTTGGATATTGCTCCATCGCTTGCCAACTGAGGATCCCTTCGATGCGTTGTAAACGCTTTGCGTAGCTATCTGCTAACGGCGGTTGCTGCAATTGTTGGCGCATTAGGACAATGTGCTGATGAGTGTGTTTAGCTTTAGCCAGACGAGTATTCCAGCTCATTTGCTGTTCATCGGCTAAAAGAGCAGGTTCGGAGGCGGCCCTCTCAATACTGGCAGATAACTTATTACGCCACACTTTGAGTGTCTCTAGCTTCAACAGCAAGTCATTTTGGCGTAGTTGCTCAGCCCGAAACAAAAAGTTTTGCTGCCGCTCATCGAGCATTAAATTAAAGGTGTCTAATTGCGTTTGCCATAGCTGCATTTGTGCTTCGGCGGTCAAGCTTTGCGATAAAACCTGCACTTGATTGCGGAACTCGTTGCTTAGCATGACAGCCGCCAGATGGTCTGGCACTTTATCGGTCCAATCTGCATTTCCGGCTAATTGAATAAAAAACTGATTATTAATAGTGTTTAATTGGTTTTGCAGAAACTGTGTTTCTTGGTCAAAACGGGCGAGTCCGCGCTTTAAATTGTCTAGCGCTTGAGTGGGTGCAAACGCCTGTTCATAAGCATAGGACGAGGCTAAATAAGATTCCATCACGTATTCGTTACTGCGCGGCATTTTTTGCAATCTCTGCCAGGCCGACAAGGCGGTCTGGTATTCTTCCCGCTGGGCAGCGGCCCAACCATAGCCTAATAGGGCTGAATCTGTGTCTAAACTGTCCACTCGAATGCGA
Above is a window of Aliiglaciecola sp. LCG003 DNA encoding:
- a CDS encoding tetratricopeptide repeat protein; protein product: MSLLLRKVIYSIALLPLVMSAAFAQQKCEPAQVDKAYQQILYHYFQQDIHQALTQFSVLQQRCPKSLNKINQPGIDPMILKGGMSLAYGLEQQAVDIFNQLLVDNADLKTQTQAWLLLGKALFHKQQFEAAAQALGNISLSSANQYLDIADKDEWIYLQSQLSHHVKLAPASISPSKDYWLAELSDDSVFRQYVTYNKGLAQLQNGQYAVAIQTLEPLGNRQTRFFIDWLDGWWSPVSDFTDTEIDALRDRTNLTIGYAHLKNKQALQALDAFDRIRVDSLDTDSALLGYGWAAAQREEYQTALSAWQRLQKMPRSNEYVMESYLASSYAYEQAFAPTQALDNLKRGLARFDQETQFLQNQLNTINNQFFIQLAGNADWTDKVPDHLAAVMLSNEFRNQVQVLSQSLTAEAQMQLWQTQLDTFNLMLDERQQNFLFRAEQLRQNDLLLKLETLKVWRNKLSASIERAASEPALLADEQQMSWNTRLAKAKHTHQHIVLMRQQLQQPPLADSYAKRLQRIEGILSWQAMEQYPSRVWEAKKSLKHVDTLISVTQGQQARLQQHLDAKPKYDGQRQRIGVLRQKLEQQQVVNQSIQSLQLTELNQLFAKKIQQQIGQLASYTLQAQLATVRLNDKAFRKAQADKQGAQ
- a CDS encoding MotA/TolQ/ExbB proton channel family protein, translated to MEIFNVIVRFFQEGGTFMFPIAVVLAIGLAIALERFIFLTMAKGTNQRAFRQIEPMLESANYAGIVKFGQSNDAPISRIIAAGIDRMSISQRREDIEYAMEEGLMESTPRLEKRTGYLATLANISTLLGLLGTIIGLIAAFSAVASADPSEKASLLSQSISVAMNTTAFGLIAAIPLLGFHAILQTKTTEIIDSMEMAGVKCLNTLMGRQSITTHSRSSD
- a CDS encoding tetratricopeptide repeat protein — translated: MKYIKAPIPMQCLSRYKSFVLVFGLLVLSGCANFNQMLSTTTGNQIDHKSVVADGEVGTQAAPQLSPFEQKVADLKARPNVYFSASPQVDESVKYQFNQALQAKNNKQFDLAKQRFTALTKMTPNLSGPWLHLGDIKLLERENVGADQWQANQDVLLASKALYEKAVDANHANYFAHNRLAKVYRELGRFEQAERHYKLAIASWPAYANAYLNLGILYDLYLGNKQQALEHYEIYQALQNKPIRQIRGWIADLQRQLPKAPVSASNDISQPLAAGAMDE
- a CDS encoding tetratricopeptide repeat protein, translating into MMNKSRVKFTSAMLFKVIFASTSIISLAGCANMFDSPETAVVEPKKTLGELYFEPVPLNHDPLPDNGLENLRDAYTGLLNVLDDPETLKIVQYRLADLEILLAEQKQEVGSVVLEQGYFDLAIAQYQQILAQHPNQRDNAEVLYQLAKSYDLQGQSQQSLEVIEQLLNDYPHSMYAPELYFRKGEILFNRSDYLGAIAAYSKVLENGESNDYYMTSAYMLGWSYYKSEQYNFSLRAFTRLLDQKLPNSVIDSHMLRELRSEQQLESLAVGEKRLVNDSIRMMALMFSYQGAEQSLLSFYQEVGGRHYENLLYDRLGQQFLNEDRFRDGALVYRAFTDVHPEHNQAPFFAVKQIDAFILGDFPTLVLPAKQRFIGEYGIHGPYWSDWGQLLQDEVKPFLKAYLQELAQFEHSKAQLLSNANAAADSDTTQLSNVAENRQKSLQAYEQAANLYRQFIETFPRDDLTPEITFNLAESLFESQQYAAAIEAFEKYAYRYLKEPRAAEAGYAAILAFRELRAKLTDPLEQQRWQDEQLASQQQFVNRFARDPRADKVLYDSMQQQFDLARYLGAIESAEQLLAWKPEIEQIRRIAGMQVIAHSEFALEQYQRAENSYQLILTNIGQDDPRYADMLDRLAASIYKQAEANLAKQYVSLAIDDFLRVIEKAPLSKVRVTAQYDAASYLLEMAQWQQGIELLEDFRQRFPQHPLLVGIRDKLIFAYQQNQNWLLAAQELNQVWQQQPETETGREALFVAAQYFKKAGETQQALEAYRNYANTYTLPFDDATEARFEMSEFYLVAQDDSKRRFWLNKLIEADAQAGAGRTDRSRYLAAMSSMVFAEDALQTFQHIKLTLPLKSSLAKKRGALDTAMSLLNHTLDYKIAEFSTAANYKIAEIYAQLARDLIASERPKGLNALELEQYDILLEEQAYPFEEQAIEVHEANIKRSWQGVYDRWVSESFAALSALLPGRYNKVEKVAEVVDEIY